From the Cryptomeria japonica chromosome 2, Sugi_1.0, whole genome shotgun sequence genome, one window contains:
- the LOC131859629 gene encoding patatin-like protein 2, translated as MNLVTRAVHQDTRIVDKKEHLDHFVVLSLGTGLEEGIEWDAKKAATWGSLKWITHDGRTPLIESIMNASSDMVNIHTALMLHHVKENYLKIQEWQLKGSEAKMDLSTDENLRNLVKKGQELLDKPVRSLNLETGRPETVKNDYTNRMALTKMAKRLSKEKKLTDKRSASSALSMNGHSVGINI; from the exons atgaacttaGTCACTCGAGCAGTTCATCAGGATACAAGAATAGTCGACAAAAag GAGCACCTTGACCACTTTGTTGTACTTTCTCTTGGAACGGGATTAGAAGAGGGTATTGAATGGGACGCAAAAAAGGCTGCCACATGGGGAAGCTTGAAGTGGATTACTCACGATGGAAGAACACCTCTCATAGAATCTATCATGAATGCAAGTTCAGACATGGTCAACATTCATACAGCTTTGATGCTCCATCATGTCAAAGAAAACTATCTTAAAATCCAG GAATGGCAACTAAAAGGAAGCGAAGCAAAGATGGACCTCAGTACGGATGAGAACCTGAGGAATCTTGTGAAGAAAGGCCAGGAACTATTGGATAAGCCTGTTAGAAGTTTAAATTTGGAGACTGGGCGTCCTGAGACAGTGAAGAACGACTACACAAACAGGATGGCATTGACTAA AATGGCTAAACGACTCTCCAAGGAGAAGAAGTTGACGGATAAACGGAGCGCATCTTCTGCACTTTCTATGAATGGCCATAGTGTTGGAATAAACATCTGa